The following coding sequences are from one Nicotiana tomentosiformis chromosome 3, ASM39032v3, whole genome shotgun sequence window:
- the LOC138907644 gene encoding uncharacterized protein, whose product MGSLAYITVRKRSHVLNVQALSNYFVRLDVSEPSCVLACIVSQFSLCERIRERQYDNPHLLVLKDTVVPNRLLLEMMGMQGRLCLRNVNELRELILEEAHSSRYSIHPGATKMYQDMRQHHWWRKMKKDIVAYVARCLNCQQVKYKDQRPGVLLHRLEIPEWK is encoded by the coding sequence atgggtagccttgcgtatattacAGTTCGTAAGAGGTCGCATGTGTTAAATGTTCAGGCTTTGTCCAATTActttgtgagattagatgtttcagagcccagttgtgttctagcttgcatagtctCTCAGTTTTCCTTGtgtgagcgcatcagagagcgtcagtacgataatccccatttgcttgtccttaaggacactgtggtgccaaacaggttactgttggagatgatggggatGCAGGGTCGTCTTTGTTTGCGTAATGTGAACGAGCttcgtgagttaattcttgaggaggcccatagttcccggtattctattcatccgggtgccaccaagatgtatcaagacatGCGGCAACAtcattggtggaggaagatgaagaaggatatagttgcatatgtagctcgatgtctgaattgtcagcaagtaaagtacaagGATCAGAGGCCTGGTGTCTTGCTTCATAggctagagattcctgagtggaagtag